One segment of Haemorhous mexicanus isolate bHaeMex1 chromosome 33, bHaeMex1.pri, whole genome shotgun sequence DNA contains the following:
- the LOC132340743 gene encoding uncharacterized protein LOC132340743 encodes MERTGFGLAGAGRGRIWAGRGWKGQGLGWHIPGMEGAGFGLAHPQSHSLCPPRLAGDGKGRVWAGTSLGWKGQDLGWHIPGMERTGFGLLGFGLAGFGLACSWYSPCALPAWQDLDWHIPCGQELERAGFRLAHPQSHFPVPSLDGRGWRGWILGWQDFGWHVPGMEGAGFGLAGFGLAGFGLAPGRCCWVFPFGVDGSHFLPSLPLALLASLFPSCCFCFLPNIFVSFPNFLFPSQRFLFPPWCFLPGVSVSFPIFFYFLPRVFIPFPKETKFQFWFSFHSQQFPPCSAGITTNLNSWPGREFGNLFGGIWEFIWRFLSSQGGNLGINLGEFGNLFGGI; translated from the exons ATGGAAAGGACAGGatttgggctggcaggggctggaaggggcaggatttgggctggcaggggatggaaggggcagggtttgggctggcacatccctgggatggaaggggcaggatttgggctggcacatccccagtcccattccctgtgccctcccaggctggcaggggatggaaagggcagggtttgggctggcacatccctgggatggaaagggcaggatttgggctggcacatccctgggATGGAAAGGACAGGATTTGGGCtgttgggatttgggctggcagGATTTGGGCTGGCATGTTCCTGGTactctccctgtgccctccctgcctggcaggaTTTGGACTGGCACATTCcctgtgggcaggagctggaaagggCAGGATTTAGGCTGGCACATCCCCAGTCCCAtttccctgtgccctccctggatggcaggggctggaggggctggattttgggctggCAGGATTTTGGCTGGCACGTTCCTGGCATGGAAggggcaggatttgggctgGCAGGATTTGGGCT ggcaggatttgggctgGCACCAGGCAGGTGCTGTTGGGTTTTTCCCTTCGGGGTTGATGGCAGccatttcctcccctcccttcctcttGCCCTCCTGGCatctttgtttccttcctgctgtttctgtttccttcccaacatttttgtttcattcccaaattttttatttccttcccaacgttttttgtttcctccttgGTGTTTCCTTCCtggtgtttctgtttctttcccaatttttttttatttccttcccagAGTTTTTATTCCCTTCCCAAAGGAAACCaaatttcagttttggttttcatttcattCCCAGCaattccctccctgctcagctgggatcACAACAAACCTGAACTCTTGGCCAgggagggaatttgggaatttatttgggggaatttgggaatttatttGGAGATTTTTGTCCAGCCagggtgggaatttgggaattaatttgggggaatttgggaatttatttgggggaatttga